The Planctomycetota bacterium genome contains the following window.
GGCTGGCGCTCTCGATTCTCAAGCGAGACACTTCCGTGAAAAATTGCTCGATTCGGGGCAAACGACTCCAAGCAGGCTGGTGTAACGATGTCTTGGAAGGAATTCTGACGGGAAAACAGGCCGATTAGGATGCGATTGCCCTGGGAGAGCGACGATCTGCGTCAAGGCGGCGATCGAGTCCGTCGCATCCCCGGTGTGCAACGCATACTGACCGGCGAACTCCGCAGCCGCCTGCAGATCGGCATATCGCGAAGGGCTGTCTTTGGCCTGCCAACTGACGTTGTCTCTGAAGCGGCTCCACTCAATCGCTGTGCCGTCTGACTCGGCTCCTTCTGCCGCTCGTCCGAGCGGACTCGCGAGACCGGCGAAGAGCCAATACTTCGCGGTCGGCCCGGTCTTATGGTACCGCTTAAGGACCGCAACCGCGACGTCCTCATCGCCCTTGGCCATCTCGGAGAGAAGGAACGTCGTCGCCACCCTGACCCTCTCATCTTTGCCGGCAAGACCCAAGGCAATGACATCCAGCCCTTTTCGGATACCCGCTGACCTCTCCTCCGGACTGGCGGGCCGGTGAACCCAATCGATGCCCTTCCTGGCGTTGGCTGCGAATGCCTTGATCGTCTTGGTGTCAGCGCCGAGCCGGCCCAGAAACGCCACCGCCGACTCGGCCTCCGAGTGAGACACCGACGCTGCGGAGACGTCGCGATTCCCCGTCGGGCCGGTCAACTCCCCTTCATCCGCGGTGGTGGGAGCAACCCGGAGTGAACCCGAGAGAGCCGCGGCATAGGCGAACTTCCGAAGACCCCTGAGGCGATCTGACAATGACGTCGGCACGGCGATCCCTCCCTTCTTTTTGCCCGGCAAGCATCGTCTCCCAACCCGAAACATCCGTCGTTGTTCCCGGCAGGCGGCGGTGGTCCTCGGTCAGCGGCCCGAAGGCCGCTTGCCAACACCCGCAAGCCCCGCAACGGCGCCCGGCTCGAGCCGCCGCGATCGCGAGGACTCATGGGATCGGTCGGGCTGGTTGCCAATCCTCTTCCCAACGACGAACGCGGCGTCGCAACCCTATTGTTGTAGCCGAGAACCCCGCCTCTGAGGTAGTAGCCGCCGCGAAGTTCCCAGGGCGCTCACCCGGAGATGCCGAGGGTATCGAGCGTCACCGAGCAGGAGCGGATCGCGGCCAAAGACCCCGTCACGTCCGCAACGGTTTCCGGGCTGATGCCCGACTCGTGAGCCTCGGGGAGAGCGGCCTGGGCGTCCGAAGGCGATTTCCCGAAACACTGAAACGCCGCTCACTCCCTGCTGCGATGGCGAGGTTCTCGCCTCGGCGCAGACCGTCTCCCAGTCCGCCGCTCCCGGGCTTCGATGCCTCGCGTCCGGCAGCGGTCAGAGGCTGTGGATGCCGATCACGGGCAGGTCGTCTATCCGTCCTTGAAAGACGTCGCGATCGTCAGAGGCCTGGACGAGCTCGCCCCGGTCGGCGAGCGGGCGGAGGCGGGGCGTCGGAGTCACTCGTGACGCCTGCCGCAGCGCACAGCGACCGCTCGATCTCGTCGAGAGCGGGGGCGGGGCGTTTCGAGAAACCCGCGCTGGACGCCCCGGCCGCTCCTCCCGAGGCTCACGAGTCGCTCATCAGCCGGAAGACCGGTGCGGAGGTGCCATTGACCGGGCTATCCTTTGGCGCTCATGGCCCTCATGGCGGGGCCGCGGATCCACGGAGGCCGGCGTAGCCACCACGTCCTACACGGCCTTCACGCGGAGGCCGGCCTTGCGGGCCGCGGCAAGCTGCCGGCGATCGGATGAAACAAAGAGCTCGGCCCCCCAGACCAGGGCTGCCGCAACGTGCATGGCATCGGCCGCACGGACGACCGATGCCTCGAGCACCGTCACCGTGGCCGCGATCACCGGCGGGGTGAACTCGATGATGGCCGCATCAGCGATGTCCTCGAGCAGCCGCTGCTTGATCTGGTCGTACTGGGAACGGTTCAAGCGACGCTCTCGAAGCCGGCGATTCATCGCCGACAGGATCTCCGGAACGCACACCACGCAGAGACCCAGTTCCGACGCTGCGAGGCAGGCCGACTCGACGGCGTCGCTTCCCGGCTCCTCGACGTAGCGCTTGGCGAAGGCCGAGGAATCAAGGAGCGTCTTCACGGTGGCGGTCTTCGAGAATGGCCCTCGCGAGCGACGCACCTTTGGCGGTGAGCCGCAGGCCCGGGCGCCGCCACGACGGCATCCGAGCTCCGCCCGCCGCCACGGGATGAACTTCGGCCACCGGCTTGCCGTGCCGCAGCACGACCAGTGTTTCCCCGCGCTCGACCGCGTCGAAGAGCACGGACGCGCGACTGCGGAACTCGGTGAACGATACAGTCTTCACA
Protein-coding sequences here:
- a CDS encoding type II toxin-antitoxin system Phd/YefM family antitoxin — encoded protein: MKTVSFTEFRSRASVLFDAVERGETLVVLRHGKPVAEVHPVAAGGARMPSWRRPGLRLTAKGASLARAILEDRHREDAP
- a CDS encoding type II toxin-antitoxin system VapC family toxin, which translates into the protein MKTLLDSSAFAKRYVEEPGSDAVESACLAASELGLCVVCVPEILSAMNRRLRERRLNRSQYDQIKQRLLEDIADAAIIEFTPPVIAATVTVLEASVVRAADAMHVAAALVWGAELFVSSDRRQLAAARKAGLRVKAV